In a genomic window of Epinephelus lanceolatus isolate andai-2023 chromosome 3, ASM4190304v1, whole genome shotgun sequence:
- the pvalb7 gene encoding parvalbumin-7 has product MSMTDLLKAEEIKKALEAFAAETFDPKKFFEMVGMRAMSAENVKKVFKVLDVDGSGFIEEEELKFVLKGFSAEGRDLTDSETSAFLKAADKDGDGKIGIDEFEAMVHE; this is encoded by the exons ATGTCGATGACAGATCTGTTGAAAGCTGAGGAGATCAAGAAAGCTCTTGAAGCCTTTGCAG CAGAAACATTTGACCCTAAAAAGTTCTTTGAAATGGTGGGAATGAGGGCCATGTCAGCTGAAAATGTCAAGAAGGTCTTCAAGGTTCTGGATGTGGATGGTAGTGGCTTCATAGAAGAGGAGGAGCTCAA GTTTGTACTGAAGGGCTTTTCCGCGGAGGGCAGAGATCTGACCGACTCTGAGACATCAGCATTCCTCAAAGCCGCAGACAAAGATGGAGACGGCAAGATCGGCATTGATG agtTTGAGGCCATGGTGCATGAGTAG